A stretch of DNA from Methanoculleus sp. SDB:
AACAGCGATTGTGAATACAGTGCGTGGCTTCATGATTGGGGTTCTTCCAATTTTTTTTCCCGATCCCGAGACGTTTTCTCTCCGTGCGGATGGAGGAAAAGGGACTCGAAGTAGCTGATGCTCTCGTCAAATGCCCCGATATCCGCCGTCTCGATGATGAGGGTCGCATCAGGCGGTATCGATGAGAGCACACGGGGGAAATCGATGGTGCCCGATCCGCATGCGGCATGGTCATCCTGTATGCCGTTGTTGTCGTGGAGGTGGACGTGGACGGGTGACGATGCGGCGAGGAAGGATTCGAGATTGCCGTTGAGGTGAGCATGGCCCACGTCGAGCACGAATCCGAGGCCCAGTTCGTCGAGCCGGTCGAGGAGCGAAGGATCGCGAAAATGGCAGATGTCCCATGATCCAAGATTCTCGATCGTAAAGACAACCTCCCGCTCCGCCTGTAGTTCCGCGAGTTCCGCAAGCGAACGGTCGAGCGCCCGTGCCGAACGCTCCATCCCGGATCCATACACCGATTCGCAGTAACCGGGGTGGATTACGAGCCGTTCGGCACTGATATCGTCACAGATCGCGGCAACCTCTGCGATCACCTCGATCGATGCACGCCGTATCCGCTCGTGGTGGCATGCAATGTTCATATCGGCGCAGGGGGCATGGACGGTGTACCGGAGGTCGAAGCAGGCACAAACCTCCGCGTTTCGAAGGATGCAGTGGGTGGTATCCGAGAGGATCTCCGCGAGGGTGGTCCGGGCGGCGATCTGCTCAAGCGCTTTTGCGAGCGTTTCGTTAAAGCAGGCATAGGTCGAGCACCCATACACCGGGGGTGATTCCGTGCGCCGCATCACATGCTCCACCGTCGTGACATGCAAGAAGCATGGTTTTCCCTAAGATAAATAAAAATTGATTTAAGTCTAATCCAATTGAACAGCCCGCTCCGGCTGCTTCACGCGGATCGTGCCGGTTATACGCTATAAAAAACGATGAATGGGTCGGCCAAACGCACGAAGTCATCCGGTAACGGTGCGGGAAACAGCATGGGGCTGCACACAGATGCCGTGCGATCCCGGTGCGGGTGCGGCGGTCCGGTTCGGGATTGCTGCCATTGCGGCAGGAACCCGCGTTTTTTCTGCTATGCCCCGAGGTATGCGGCTTTCACGTGCTCGTCCCCGAGCAGCTCATCGGACGTGCCCGAGCCCACGATACGGCCGTTCTCCAGTACATAGCCGCGGTGCGATATCTCGAGTGCATTCCTGACGTTCTGCTCGACAAGGAGTATGGTAAGGCCGCTCCGGTTCAGGTCATGAATGGTATCGAGCACGGTTCCCACAAGTTTCGGTGAGAGCCCGAGCGACGGCTCGTCGAGCACGAGCATATCGGGCGCCGCCATGAGACTCCGTGCAATCGCCAGCATCTGCTGTTCACCGCCGGAGAGCGTTCCGGCAAGCTGGCCTTCCCGCTCATGGAGGATGGGAAAAAGGTCGAAAATCCGGTCGTAATCGGCCGTCTCCCGCTGTGTTGCGAACGCGCCGAGTTCAAGGTTTTCACGGACCGTCATTTTTGGAAAGAGTTCTCTCTTCTCCGGTACAAGGGAAATTTTCCGTTTGACAATCTCGAAAGGAGAAAGCCCCGTAATATCCCTGCCCTGAAATACGATCGTTCCCAAATCAGGTTTATTCAACCCGAAGATTGTCTCCACGACGGTGGTTTTGCCCGCACCGTTTGAACCGAGGATCGTCACGATCTCTCCGCCGGAGATATGCAGGGAGAGATCCCATATGACATGGAGGTTCCCGTGATGTACATCCAGTCCGGAAATATCAAGCACGCAAAGACATCCTTTATTGAGCGTAGTTTTTTCCGAGATAGGATTCGATGACCGCCGGGTTCCGGACAATCTCTTCTGGCGTCCCTTCGGCGATCTTCTCCCCCTGATCCAGCACGACAATCCGGTCGGACACTCCCATGATCACCCGCATGACATGCTCGATCATGACAATCGTGATCCCCCGGTCCCGCATCTTCCGTATCAGCTGGATTGCTTCGGTCCCTTCGCTCGGGTTCAGGCCGGTCGTCAGCTCATCGAGAAGGAGGATCTGCGGTTGCGACGCCAGGGCCCGGGCAAGCTGGACTCTCCTCAGTTCGATCATGTTCAGGTGTGCGAGGGGAGTGTCATGTTTTTCCGGGGGCAGTCCGACGAATGTCAGGTGCGCCCGTGCCTCCCGTTCGGCATCATCGCGCCGGAGGCGGTGATGGTTGCCGAACAGCGCGCTCACCGTCACCCCTTCGCAGGCTGTCAGCCCGGGAAAGAGCTGGGCGTGCTGAAATGTCTTTGAGATTCCGGCTTTGCAGATTTTGTCGAGATTCATGCCGGTGATATTCATATCCTTAAAATACACGGAACCCGAATCCGGCCGGCAGATGCCCGATATGATATTTAAGAGCGTCGTTTTGCCTGCGCCGTTCGAACCAACGAGCCCGAGAATTTCACCTTTGCGGACGGTGAGATCCACATTGTTGACCGCGACCAGTCCGCCGAATTTCTTCACAACGCCCTGCACTTCGAGCATGACCCACCACCATGTCACCTGTTAACATGACATATGTTAACATATGACACTATTAACTTATTGGTGATGCACACGGATAGCGGCTGCACCGGAAGATCATATAACCTGCAAGATTCCCGGAAAAATGGAGAATCGCCGGTGTGCGTTCTCCCTTCCTCTACCCGATATATGATTCGGATACCAGATCAGTATAGTCATCAAACCAGAGCGCATCCGGATTTTTCCAAAATACCATGAATTTTCCGAAATCCTGCTGTTCTGCAGCCTGATGGAATTTGAAGTACGTATGATTCTCATCGACACCGACGACCGATATTTTTCCGCATTTATGCGACATCGCAAAAGTGACCCGCTTGGCAAGCCCTGAACACTGTGCCTTCGCATGCTCGATGATTCCGTATGCTTCTTCGACGGGCACGACAAAATGGCGGTTCCCGAGAGCCGGGCGGCACTGAAACACGTAATACGGCGCTACGCCGACAAACGACAGATTTCTGAAGAGTTCGGCAAGGACGTCCGGATCATCGTTTACCCCGCGGAGGATCGGTGTCTGGTTTGCGAGAATTGCACCCGCTCCGAGGAGCATGTCGATGCTCTGTACAGCGGCATCGGTAAGCTCACGCGGGTGGCTGAACTGCGTGATCACGTAGATACGCCGGTCGGGTGTGCTGTATTTCCGGATCATCGTGATAAGCGAGGGATCGGTGATGATGCGGAACGGATAATACGCGGGCATTTTCGTCCCGATACGGATAATCCGCACATGGTCGATTGCACGCACCTCCCTCACGATCGCATCGAGCCGCGATGTGGAGAGAAACAGGGGATCCCCCCCGGAGAGCAGCACATTGGTGATCTCGGGGTGAGAAGCGATATATGCAATATCCGGCGATATGTCCCGGATAATTTCCCTTCCTTTCTCAAGAAACAGGCGTTTCCTGAAACAGTATCTGCAGAAGCCTCCGCACATGTCGTTTACGAGAATGAGTGCCGTCTGGTCGTATTTGTGCTCCAGCCCGGGAGCGACCACATAGCGGCTTTCCTCGGAGGGATCCAGTTTCCCCCAGTCCTCGAGTTCGGCGATATCGGGGATGATGATGCGCCGGATGGGATCGTCGGGATCATCCCAGTCGATGAGCGAAAGATAATAGTCATTGGAGCGGAAGGCAAATTTCTCTTCCACGCGCTTCAGTGCATCACGCTCTTCCTCCGTCAGCTGTGCGATTTTATCAATGCGATGTATATATCGCGGTGAAGATATCACGGAAACGATCGAGGGTACCAACGAATTCCTGATTTAAATATCTTCTCAGGGGACGTATGGACATCTCCAAAAGACCCTGAGATAGCGGCGGATGTGTAAAAAACAAAAAAATTGCCGTGCCGTGCATGCTCAAGGGGTTGGTTTCCTCCTCACGTGACGAGCCGCTTCTTCATCAGATGAATGGCAAGCAGGAAGAAGACGGCGGTTGCCAGCACTATCCAACCGAGGCTCACGAGGATGAAGGGAGTGATGTCGGTGAGGGTAAGCGAGCGGGTGACCGTGACTACGTGGGCCAGCGGCAGGAGGGCGAGGGCGAGATAGCGGATAGGATCGGGCAGCACCGAGAGCGGGAAGAAGGTTCCCGAAAAGAGAAACATCGGCGTGATGAAAAGGAACGACGGGTAGTTGAGCTCATCGATGCCGGGAGTCAGTGCGGTGAAGCACATGCCGATGCTCGCGAAAAGGAGTCCGGCGGCAAAGGAGAACGGGATGACGAGGAGAGAGGCGGGAACGTCGACGACACCGAAGATGATAAGGATGAGGAGCATGATGGAGACGTAGATGAAGCTCCGCGTGGCACCCCACAGGAGTTCGCCCGCGATCACCTCGTCGATGGTGAGGGGAGTCGACACCATGGCGTCGAATGTCTTCATGTAGTACATCCGCACGAACGAGCCGTAGGTGCATTCGAAGAAGGCCGAGTTCATGGCTGAGATCGCGAGCAGTGCCGGGGCGATATAGCGGATATACGGGACACCGTCAATATCCCCGACGAACGAACCGAGCCCGATACCGAGCGCGATGAGATACAGCACCGGTTCGAGCATCGGCGGCAGAAAATTCACACGGTACGTCTTGAAAAAGACATCCCTGTTTCGCCGCCAGACTGTCCATGCCGCACGCGAGATGTCGGGCGTGAGAAATGATCCGGGACGCATGTCAGTCCCTCAGGTTCCGGCCCGTCAGCCGGAGAAACACATCCTCGAGCGTCGCCCGTCGGGCAAACACCCTGCCGGGGTTGCACTCCTCAAAGAGCCGCCGCGCTATTTCGCGTGACCGATCCGTCATCACCTCGACCACGTCGCCTATTACCTCGTAATCCGCTCCCATGGCATCGAGGCAGGCGATCACCTCGGGTTTGGGTTCCGCCTCGACTATCTCGGTTCCTGCATGCTCCTTTACAAGTGTTTCCGGCGCCCCTTCAACGAGGATCGAACCGCCGTCCATGATGAGAAGGTTGTCGCAGAGCCGTTCCGCCTCTTCGAGATAGTGGGTGGTGAGCACAATCGTATTGCCGTCCGCCTGCAGTTCCCGGAGCTTCTCCCAGATGAGGTGGCGTGCCTGCGGATCGAGCCCGATGGTCGGTTCGTCGAGGATCAGGAGCTGCGGGTTGTTGACGAGCGCCCGGGCAAGGAGAAGCCGCCGCTTCATCCCGCCGGAAAGGTGTTCGATCCTGACGTCCTGTTTCTCCGTCAGCTGTACGAATGCGAGCAGCTCTTCGATCCGCCGCTCAGCCTCCCGTTTTTCAATGCCGAAATACCGGGAATACACGAACAGGTTTTCGCGGCAGGTGAATTCGGGATCAAGGTTCGTCTCCTGCGGCACCACACCGAGCCACTGCTTGATGGCACGCGGCCGGACGTCCGGGTCCATTCCATACACGGAGAGCGATCCCCCCGAACGCGGGGAGACGCACTGGATCATCCGCATCGTGGTCGTCTTTCCCGCACCGTTCGGCCCGAGAAACCCGAAAACGGTGCCGGGCTCCACATCGAAACTGATGCCGTTCACGGCAGGTTCGGTGCCATAGTACTTCGTGAGATTCCGTGCGGATATGACGGGGGGTGGGGGTGCCATCGGTAGAAAACTGATTGATGGCGGACCGGATGAAACCTTCTGTCGGAAGATGCCGGTAGGGGGAACAATCCCCTATTCGGAGGAGAGAGCCACCCCCTGTCCTCAGGCGGCACGTACCATGGCGCCGTCGTTATCTGCCCGGGTGCGGGTGATCGCAACCTCCGTCTCCCCGAGCGCCTCCCGTGCCGAGCGCTCGATCTCACCGAGCCCCGTATCGGCAATCGCATAGACGGTCGGCCCGAAAGAGCTCAGTCCCGCACAGGCTGCCCCGGCCTCACGCAGGGCGGCCAGGAGTCCGAAAATCAGGGGGGGCTGCAGGGAGATCTCCACACGCTTGAATCCGACATCCTGCAGATGGTTGATCCCGGCGCCGAAGAGATCGAGATCATGGTCTGCGATCCCGGGAAGGATACGCATGACCAGCTGATGGCAGATCTGCTGCACCTCCTGTGCGGGGATCGGGCAGAACTTCCGGAACACATCCTTTTCACGCCTTCCGAACATGGTTTCCGGGAGATGCGGTGTCGCTAGCAGTATCTGCCAGTCCTCCGGGAACGGGTGACGGACGACCACCGGGGGGGGACGCGTGCCTTGCGAAAATGATGAGGGAAGGAAATCCTTTTTCTCCCCGTTTTCACCGAAACTATGGCCTCCGTCAACGAGAAAACCTCCTCCTGAAAAAGCACCCGTACCTATCCCTGACGTTCCTCCCCTGCCTGCCATGAGCGCCATCTCCCGCACCGGCACGGACATCCCGTAGAGATCGCACAGTGCCCTGATAGCAGCGAGCGCAAGGGCAGTACCGCTACCGAGCCCGATATGCGGGGGCGGAGAGCGGTAAATGGTAATCGATGCTCCGCCCTGCACGCCGAGGCGGGAGAGCAGTGCCCGGGACACGTCTTCCACCCTCCGGATTGCGTCCGGATCGCCCCCCTTAACCGACAGGACGGGAGAACGGCGGGCTTCAAGGAGGGTGTCGGGATGGTCAAGTGCAACACCGATGCCGCCATCCACCCGCGAAAGCCCGCCGTTGAGGTCGATAAGCCCTATGTGAAGCCGGGAGGGAGCTTTTACGATAACACCCGATTCTCCTGAAAACGAGGAGAGTGGAAATATCTCTTCGATATGGATGAGGGGGGCTTCGTCATGGATAATCTGGTACTTCCGCCGGAGGAGGCGGTCGTCGCCTCCGATTCCGAATACACGGGAGAGTGCGGGATCCGGCTTTGTCATCCTTACGTCGAGGAGTTCCCTGCGCCCCTCGATCTCGTATTTTTTGAGGATTTTTCCGATGGGAATGTCTGCACGCATCAGGTCGTTCTGCCATTCGGACCGGAGCCGTGCGAGAGGAGTATCCGAAACGGCATAGATGAGGACATCACCTGTCTCGGAATCCTGCAGTTCAACGACACGGTGATTCACTGCCTGCCCCGGCGCGACATCGAGTGACATGCTGCATTCGCTGTCGGCGGATACCACTTCCTGGAAGCGTGTCCGGACGGCCACCTCATGGCCGCTTATGGCTTCCAGGAGTCCCGTCACAGAGCCATCGGTCGTGAGCAGTATTTTCTGGAGGGGGGAGAGGGGCCCAACCTTTTCCTCGATCTCGGAAATTTTCCGGAAAAATGCATTGTACGCCATGTCGTTCCTACCCTGATTCAGAGTGCGGCCTTCATTACAATGAATGTATGGGAGCGCGTACCCTCTCCGGCAGAGACCGCTGATCGCTGCTCCCGGCAGGATCCGACTGTGCCGGGATATGGGATGCCTGTTCGCGGAGAGCTGTTCCGTAAATTTTGTTGTCATGTTCGCGACAAATAATTTATCTGGTTTCCGGGTTCACTATTAAGAAATCGAGGGATATCC
This window harbors:
- the livF gene encoding ABC transporter ATP-binding protein (with LivGHMJ and LivGHMK is part of the high-affinity branched-chain amino acid transport system; LivFGHMK is specific for the transport of leucine, while LivFGHMJ is a transporter for leucine, isoleucine, and valine), translated to MLDISGLDVHHGNLHVIWDLSLHISGGEIVTILGSNGAGKTTVVETIFGLNKPDLGTIVFQGRDITGLSPFEIVKRKISLVPEKRELFPKMTVRENLELGAFATQRETADYDRIFDLFPILHEREGQLAGTLSGGEQQMLAIARSLMAAPDMLVLDEPSLGLSPKLVGTVLDTIHDLNRSGLTILLVEQNVRNALEISHRGYVLENGRIVGSGTSDELLGDEHVKAAYLGA
- a CDS encoding ABC transporter ATP-binding protein translates to MLEVQGVVKKFGGLVAVNNVDLTVRKGEILGLVGSNGAGKTTLLNIISGICRPDSGSVYFKDMNITGMNLDKICKAGISKTFQHAQLFPGLTACEGVTVSALFGNHHRLRRDDAEREARAHLTFVGLPPEKHDTPLAHLNMIELRRVQLARALASQPQILLLDELTTGLNPSEGTEAIQLIRKMRDRGITIVMIEHVMRVIMGVSDRIVVLDQGEKIAEGTPEEIVRNPAVIESYLGKNYAQ
- a CDS encoding radical SAM protein, with product MSSPRYIHRIDKIAQLTEEERDALKRVEEKFAFRSNDYYLSLIDWDDPDDPIRRIIIPDIAELEDWGKLDPSEESRYVVAPGLEHKYDQTALILVNDMCGGFCRYCFRKRLFLEKGREIIRDISPDIAYIASHPEITNVLLSGGDPLFLSTSRLDAIVREVRAIDHVRIIRIGTKMPAYYPFRIITDPSLITMIRKYSTPDRRIYVITQFSHPRELTDAAVQSIDMLLGAGAILANQTPILRGVNDDPDVLAELFRNLSFVGVAPYYVFQCRPALGNRHFVVPVEEAYGIIEHAKAQCSGLAKRVTFAMSHKCGKISVVGVDENHTYFKFHQAAEQQDFGKFMVFWKNPDALWFDDYTDLVSESYIG
- a CDS encoding ABC transporter permease, which translates into the protein MRPGSFLTPDISRAAWTVWRRNRDVFFKTYRVNFLPPMLEPVLYLIALGIGLGSFVGDIDGVPYIRYIAPALLAISAMNSAFFECTYGSFVRMYYMKTFDAMVSTPLTIDEVIAGELLWGATRSFIYVSIMLLILIIFGVVDVPASLLVIPFSFAAGLLFASIGMCFTALTPGIDELNYPSFLFITPMFLFSGTFFPLSVLPDPIRYLALALLPLAHVVTVTRSLTLTDITPFILVSLGWIVLATAVFFLLAIHLMKKRLVT
- a CDS encoding ABC transporter → MAPPPPVISARNLTKYYGTEPAVNGISFDVEPGTVFGFLGPNGAGKTTTMRMIQCVSPRSGGSLSVYGMDPDVRPRAIKQWLGVVPQETNLDPEFTCRENLFVYSRYFGIEKREAERRIEELLAFVQLTEKQDVRIEHLSGGMKRRLLLARALVNNPQLLILDEPTIGLDPQARHLIWEKLRELQADGNTIVLTTHYLEEAERLCDNLLIMDGGSILVEGAPETLVKEHAGTEIVEAEPKPEVIACLDAMGADYEVIGDVVEVMTDRSREIARRLFEECNPGRVFARRATLEDVFLRLTGRNLRD
- a CDS encoding beta-ribofuranosylaminobenzene 5'-phosphate synthase, whose product is MAYNAFFRKISEIEEKVGPLSPLQKILLTTDGSVTGLLEAISGHEVAVRTRFQEVVSADSECSMSLDVAPGQAVNHRVVELQDSETGDVLIYAVSDTPLARLRSEWQNDLMRADIPIGKILKKYEIEGRRELLDVRMTKPDPALSRVFGIGGDDRLLRRKYQIIHDEAPLIHIEEIFPLSSFSGESGVIVKAPSRLHIGLIDLNGGLSRVDGGIGVALDHPDTLLEARRSPVLSVKGGDPDAIRRVEDVSRALLSRLGVQGGASITIYRSPPPHIGLGSGTALALAAIRALCDLYGMSVPVREMALMAGRGGTSGIGTGAFSGGGFLVDGGHSFGENGEKKDFLPSSFSQGTRPPPVVVRHPFPEDWQILLATPHLPETMFGRREKDVFRKFCPIPAQEVQQICHQLVMRILPGIADHDLDLFGAGINHLQDVGFKRVEISLQPPLIFGLLAALREAGAACAGLSSFGPTVYAIADTGLGEIERSAREALGETEVAITRTRADNDGAMVRAA